The following proteins are co-located in the Moraxella nasovis genome:
- a CDS encoding phosphatidate cytidylyltransferase, which translates to MWQRIKTAIILVLIVGVAMFTTRLPVLFLPLLALGTLIASHEWTKLMPKMKFPARFILLSLVVTMISILIAYVWVVWWLLSFGIWVMALKWVLVYPDQEKWYGRRLFFMGIVILTASITAMYSLWSMSPWWLMYVFLLVWCADSGAYFVGRKFGRRKLAPNVSPNKSVEGLIGGLVTAGVVVVGVSIWLGFSGTAFVAFLLLSVLTVMASVLGDLFESMLKRRAGIKDSGTILPGHGGVLDRIDSLLSATPVFALGVWVLVYANVLPHLTQLN; encoded by the coding sequence ATGTGGCAACGAATTAAAACCGCCATTATCTTGGTGCTGATTGTCGGTGTGGCGATGTTCACCACACGTTTGCCAGTATTATTTTTACCATTATTGGCATTAGGTACACTTATCGCTAGCCATGAATGGACGAAGCTTATGCCTAAGATGAAGTTCCCAGCACGATTTATCCTGCTGTCATTGGTGGTAACCATGATCAGTATTTTAATTGCTTATGTTTGGGTGGTATGGTGGCTTTTGTCATTTGGCATTTGGGTGATGGCACTAAAATGGGTGCTTGTATATCCTGACCAAGAAAAATGGTATGGACGCCGTTTATTTTTTATGGGTATTGTTATTTTAACTGCCAGCATTACAGCAATGTACAGCTTATGGTCCATGTCACCTTGGTGGCTGATGTATGTCTTTTTATTGGTGTGGTGTGCTGATAGTGGCGCTTATTTTGTGGGTAGAAAGTTTGGCAGACGTAAGCTTGCCCCTAATGTATCGCCAAATAAGAGTGTTGAAGGTCTGATTGGCGGACTGGTAACGGCAGGCGTTGTGGTCGTAGGGGTGAGTATTTGGCTTGGATTTAGTGGCACAGCTTTCGTCGCCTTTTTGTTATTGTCGGTGCTGACCGTCATGGCTAGCGTACTGGGTGATTTGTTTGAGTCGATGTTAAAGCGTCGAGCAGGCATTAAGGATTCTGGTACGATTTTACCTGGTCATGGCGGCGTGCTTGATCGCATTGATTCATTGTTATCTGCCACCCCAGTCTTTGCACTCGGAGTTTGGGTACTTGTATATGCCAATGTATTGCCACATTTAACGCAGCTAAACTAA
- a CDS encoding site-specific recombinase, with translation MTNPADLDHILKHIAALSDLPEAQSLKRLIDYLRTPKDDQEASNAKILELIEILQANPEYGEGLVAFILRLINQYSQIPLYVDTGIALDHGFFQSFNRLIAHRFLPLLPQEDSVVELAAYLFDQDNDLQWLSTIAEEHWEALVDLLKVKSDDLHLVATAKNNILNAIVILSYRIAGMGLHPDLMIAYPQMLNHSAAFVAQNQEAVLFANDYRKAHDLDSLTDIAPEDDIYPAQLLVMLEQCNDIVVNVRKRIYKTGISIRLTNLIVRLEQSLHRMGVLIALLCDKKQRDNAIVELTSQIALTAKTRYSFSYLIESNTKLLSRKVTENASKVGEHYISTDKAGYRKMYKKAALGGFFIAFMATLKILGYRLVLAPVGSAFMNSMIYGLGFVVIHIAGGTVATKQPAMTAAAIASTLSEGNGTNNKKTQQLIKLSEIIVDILRTQFVAILGNISIAMPISLAIAYAWVYFNDSPMITGVQAAHLLHDLDPIHSLSLPHAAIAGVYLFLSGLISGYYDNLAAYNKVGERVKRHPLLAKIMSKSWQDKLGNFVEANLGAIMGNFIFGCFLGSTATIGYMLGLPIDIRHIAFSAANFVHGLFYLPAADLTWQLILISFVGVLLIGMVNLMVSFSLALFVALRSKEVRFFEWQRLNRLVFEHFLVRPLDFFLPRNESVKYTRIDSEGRIIYEEIIDEKEPQGRVLPDSYVVRRLGRLSKKKPQENESPEVVDTAENVVNDATPPAQHDDFSGADNPLPKPERPPNLPK, from the coding sequence ATGACCAACCCTGCCGATTTAGACCATATTCTTAAACATATTGCTGCACTGAGCGATCTACCAGAAGCACAGTCACTTAAGCGACTCATTGACTATCTTCGCACTCCCAAAGATGATCAAGAAGCTAGCAATGCTAAAATATTAGAATTGATTGAAATTTTGCAAGCCAATCCTGAATATGGTGAAGGCTTGGTGGCATTTATCTTACGCCTTATCAACCAATACAGCCAGATTCCATTGTATGTAGATACTGGTATTGCACTTGATCATGGATTTTTTCAAAGTTTTAATCGACTCATCGCCCACCGTTTTTTACCACTTTTACCCCAAGAAGATTCTGTGGTTGAATTGGCGGCATACTTATTTGATCAAGATAATGATTTACAGTGGCTTAGTACGATTGCAGAAGAGCATTGGGAAGCGTTGGTGGATTTATTAAAGGTAAAATCTGATGATTTACATTTAGTTGCCACCGCCAAAAATAACATTCTAAACGCCATTGTTATTTTATCGTATCGTATCGCTGGCATGGGATTGCATCCTGACCTAATGATCGCCTACCCGCAGATGCTAAATCATTCTGCCGCTTTTGTCGCCCAAAACCAAGAAGCTGTACTGTTTGCAAACGACTACCGTAAGGCACACGACCTAGACTCGCTGACTGATATTGCACCAGAAGATGATATCTACCCTGCACAGCTGTTAGTCATGCTAGAACAATGTAATGACATCGTGGTTAATGTGCGAAAACGCATTTATAAAACTGGTATTTCTATTCGCTTAACCAACCTAATTGTTCGCCTTGAGCAAAGCTTGCATCGCATGGGTGTCTTGATTGCTCTTTTATGTGATAAAAAGCAGCGTGATAACGCCATTGTTGAGCTAACTTCTCAAATTGCCCTGACCGCCAAAACTCGTTACAGCTTTAGTTATCTGATTGAAAGTAATACCAAACTTTTGTCACGAAAGGTGACTGAAAATGCCAGCAAGGTGGGTGAACATTACATCAGCACCGATAAGGCAGGTTACCGTAAAATGTACAAAAAAGCAGCACTCGGCGGCTTTTTCATCGCATTTATGGCAACCTTAAAAATCTTAGGTTACCGACTGGTCTTAGCACCAGTTGGCAGTGCTTTTATGAACAGTATGATTTATGGTCTAGGCTTTGTGGTGATTCATATCGCAGGTGGTACTGTTGCAACCAAACAGCCTGCCATGACAGCTGCTGCCATCGCATCCACACTATCTGAAGGCAATGGCACAAACAACAAGAAAACTCAGCAACTCATCAAGCTTTCTGAGATCATAGTAGATATTTTAAGAACGCAGTTTGTTGCCATCTTAGGCAACATTTCTATTGCCATGCCTATCTCATTAGCCATTGCGTATGCTTGGGTGTATTTTAATGATTCACCTATGATTACTGGGGTACAGGCGGCACATTTATTACACGACTTAGATCCGATTCACTCCCTATCTTTACCACATGCAGCGATTGCAGGCGTGTACTTATTCTTATCAGGTCTCATCTCTGGCTATTATGATAACTTAGCAGCATATAATAAAGTTGGCGAACGTGTAAAACGTCACCCTTTGCTTGCTAAGATTATGTCTAAATCGTGGCAAGACAAACTTGGCAACTTTGTGGAAGCCAACCTTGGTGCGATTATGGGAAACTTCATTTTTGGCTGTTTTTTAGGCTCAACTGCAACCATCGGCTATATGCTAGGCTTGCCAATTGACATTCGCCACATTGCTTTTTCAGCTGCCAACTTTGTACATGGACTGTTTTATCTACCTGCCGCAGATTTGACATGGCAGCTGATTTTGATCTCATTTGTGGGCGTTTTACTCATCGGTATGGTAAACTTAATGGTAAGCTTTTCGCTTGCATTATTTGTTGCCTTACGCTCAAAAGAAGTACGCTTCTTTGAGTGGCAGCGACTAAATCGGCTTGTCTTTGAGCATTTTTTGGTACGCCCATTAGACTTTTTTCTGCCACGCAATGAATCGGTGAAATACACTCGCATTGACAGCGAAGGTAGAATCATTTATGAAGAGATTATTGATGAAAAAGAGCCCCAAGGACGTGTCCTGCCCGATAGTTATGTTGTACGTAGACTTGGGCGTCTATCTAAGAAAAAACCCCAAGAAAACGAATCACCTGAGGTTGTTGATACAGCAGAAAATGTAGTAAACGACGCCACTCCACCAGCTCAACATGATGATTTTTCAGGTGCGGACAATCCGCTGCCAAAACCTGAGAGACCACCAAATCTGCCTAAATAA
- the gcvH gene encoding glycine cleavage system protein GcvH — protein MSNIPADLKYVASHEWLKLEDDGIITVGITDHAQDLLGDVVFVELPEVGRTVSADEEIAVVESVKAASDVYAPISGEIVEINEELVDSPELANEDPYGKAWFFKIKPENASDYDNLMTADEYESSL, from the coding sequence ATGAGTAATATCCCAGCCGACCTAAAATATGTCGCAAGCCACGAATGGCTAAAATTAGAAGATGACGGCATCATCACCGTTGGTATCACTGACCACGCCCAAGACTTGCTTGGCGATGTCGTATTTGTTGAATTGCCAGAAGTGGGGCGTACCGTTTCTGCTGATGAAGAGATTGCTGTTGTTGAGAGCGTAAAAGCTGCGTCTGATGTGTACGCTCCCATCTCAGGCGAAATCGTAGAAATCAACGAAGAGCTGGTAGATAGTCCAGAGCTTGCCAACGAAGACCCATACGGTAAGGCTTGGTTCTTTAAAATCAAACCTGAAAATGCGTCTGACTATGACAACTTAATGACGGCAGACGAGTACGAGAGCAGCTTGTAA
- a CDS encoding MarC family protein yields the protein MDTEFIKIFLAFLVLMNPFSALGLFLNLTKNYSVADRRKVAQIACTTIFVTIAFFALLGEFLLKFLGISIGSFQVAGGILVFLIAISMMNGDGNPVKPNEEDIEIKTTLTASAVVPLAIPMMIGPGGISTVIIYSSRPGGWFETVAIIAAGLFISLFCYSGLMAAGRLSRFLGNTGLNILSRVMGMLLAAVAVEITINGLKAILPYVMS from the coding sequence ATGGATACCGAATTTATTAAAATTTTTCTGGCATTTTTGGTGCTGATGAATCCCTTTAGTGCTTTAGGGTTATTTTTAAATCTTACCAAAAATTACAGTGTTGCCGATCGCCGTAAGGTAGCACAGATTGCTTGCACGACCATTTTTGTAACGATTGCATTTTTTGCCTTGCTTGGGGAATTTTTATTAAAATTCTTAGGGATTTCTATCGGTTCATTCCAAGTGGCAGGTGGCATCTTGGTGTTTTTAATTGCCATTAGCATGATGAATGGTGATGGCAATCCTGTTAAACCCAATGAAGAAGATATTGAAATTAAAACAACCTTAACTGCTTCAGCGGTAGTGCCACTTGCAATACCAATGATGATTGGACCTGGCGGTATTTCAACTGTTATTATTTATTCAAGCCGACCTGGCGGTTGGTTTGAGACAGTGGCGATTATTGCAGCTGGTCTTTTTATCAGTTTGTTTTGCTATTCTGGCTTGATGGCAGCGGGTCGTTTAAGTCGATTTTTGGGGAATACGGGTTTAAATATTTTAAGCCGTGTGATGGGTATGCTGCTAGCTGCGGTGGCTGTTGAGATTACCATTAATGGGCTAAAGGCGATTTTGCCATATGTGATGAGTTAA
- the trpC gene encoding indole-3-glycerol phosphate synthase TrpC has protein sequence MMQNTPSILQKIIATKHQEIAAAKTKISLDALQKKVADLTEPPRGFANALRQKAKAGKIGIISEVKKASPSKGVICQNFDPKSAAIGYQNAGAACISVLTDREYFLGHEDYLAQVRSVSHLPILRKDFMVSEYHIYESRLMGADCILLIMACLDDETVSRLHATAIELKMDVLIEIHTKEELVRALKLPYSTHNIYGINNRNLNTFEVDLQHSIRLCQALFDTLGKDALIVSESGLDNAKDIQLMLDNNIHHFLIGEQFMKTNDAGKALADLLNDL, from the coding sequence ATCATGCAAAACACACCTAGCATTTTACAAAAAATCATAGCAACCAAACATCAAGAAATCGCTGCTGCAAAAACCAAAATAAGTCTTGATGCCTTGCAAAAAAAAGTTGCCGACTTAACAGAGCCCCCTAGAGGATTTGCAAACGCCTTACGCCAAAAAGCAAAAGCTGGCAAAATAGGCATTATCAGTGAAGTTAAAAAGGCATCGCCATCAAAAGGGGTGATTTGTCAAAATTTTGACCCAAAATCTGCTGCTATCGGCTATCAAAACGCAGGGGCAGCTTGCATCTCGGTGCTAACTGATCGTGAGTATTTCTTAGGTCATGAAGATTACTTAGCACAAGTAAGGTCGGTTAGTCATTTGCCCATACTGCGTAAAGATTTTATGGTGTCAGAGTATCACATCTATGAATCTCGCTTAATGGGTGCAGACTGTATTTTACTGATTATGGCTTGCCTTGATGATGAGACAGTATCACGCCTTCATGCTACCGCCATAGAACTTAAAATGGATGTCTTGATTGAAATTCACACCAAAGAAGAGCTAGTGCGTGCATTAAAGTTGCCTTATTCTACCCATAATATCTATGGTATCAACAACCGTAATTTGAACACATTTGAAGTGGATTTACAGCACAGCATTCGACTATGTCAGGCGTTATTTGACACGCTTGGCAAGGACGCCTTGATTGTGAGTGAAAGCGGTCTTGATAATGCCAAAGATATTCAGCTAATGCTTGATAATAACATTCATCATTTTCTCATCGGTGAGCAGTTCATGAAAACAAATGATGCAGGCAAGGCATTGGCAGATTTACTCAATGATTTATAG
- the trpD gene encoding anthranilate phosphoribosyltransferase, whose product MNTAHDILNLSDDEISQILTTALDKLLNNIDLDSTLMRQVMLIIMQGRCPDALMGAILVALRIKGETIDEITACASVMIELADKITLPSLDYVVDIVGTGGDGANLFNISTACAFVAAAAGVTIAKHGNRGVSTRSGSSDLLEQAGIALNLDKSQTLECITKQGIGFLFAPNYHAAMKHAIGVRRQLKARTIFNILGPLTNPAGVKNAVIGTFSEELCEPLAHVFRNLGANHVIVASSHDGLDEFSLAEATYVAELKNGKISTYNVSPEDFGINSQTLNGLKVHDSSESLTLIRAALAGKSEDQTIKKAQDILAINAGAAIYVSGLADSHTQGVLTARRVIESGKALVKLDEYAKFTQSL is encoded by the coding sequence ATGAATACCGCCCACGACATCTTAAACTTATCTGACGATGAGATTAGTCAAATTCTCACCACCGCTTTAGATAAACTACTAAATAACATTGATTTAGACAGCACACTCATGCGTCAAGTCATGCTTATCATCATGCAAGGACGCTGCCCTGATGCCTTAATGGGAGCGATTCTTGTCGCCTTACGCATTAAAGGCGAGACCATTGACGAGATTACCGCATGTGCATCTGTCATGATTGAGCTTGCTGATAAAATCACCCTGCCATCGCTTGATTATGTCGTTGATATCGTGGGGACCGGTGGAGATGGGGCAAACCTATTTAACATTTCAACAGCTTGTGCCTTCGTGGCAGCAGCAGCTGGGGTTACTATCGCTAAGCATGGCAATCGTGGCGTATCTACACGTTCAGGCTCATCGGATTTGCTTGAACAAGCAGGCATCGCACTAAACTTAGATAAGTCGCAGACCTTAGAATGCATTACCAAGCAAGGCATTGGATTTTTATTTGCTCCAAATTACCACGCCGCTATGAAACACGCCATTGGTGTGCGTCGCCAACTAAAAGCACGTACCATCTTTAATATTTTAGGACCGCTGACCAATCCTGCAGGTGTTAAAAATGCCGTCATCGGCACATTTAGCGAAGAATTATGCGAACCACTGGCTCACGTTTTTAGAAATCTTGGGGCAAATCATGTCATCGTAGCAAGCTCACATGATGGGCTTGATGAGTTTAGCTTAGCGGAAGCGACATACGTTGCAGAGTTAAAAAACGGCAAGATAAGCACTTATAATGTAAGCCCAGAAGACTTTGGTATCAACTCCCAAACTCTAAACGGACTAAAGGTGCATGATTCTTCTGAAAGTCTGACGCTTATCCGTGCTGCTTTAGCTGGCAAAAGCGAGGATCAGACCATCAAAAAAGCCCAAGATATTCTTGCCATCAATGCAGGTGCAGCTATTTATGTGTCAGGTCTAGCAGATAGCCACACCCAAGGTGTACTTACGGCTCGCCGTGTGATTGAAAGTGGCAAGGCACTCGTTAAGCTTGACGAATACGCCAAATTCACCCAAAGCCTTTAA
- a CDS encoding anthranilate synthase component II — translation MILIIDNFCSFTYNIVQYFSELQQNVIVKQNDQISLDDIKQLKPDAIVLGPGPCTPNEAGISLPILKHISTTIPTLGVCLGHQAIGQAFGGRVVQADEIMHGRLSSIYHDGLGVFTDLPAPFDATRYHSLVIDKASLPQCLSVTAWTANQDGSIKEIMGVRHQFLPIQGVQFHPESILSEHGYQIFNNFLHQHGLAKLDNQHLPKVA, via the coding sequence ATGATTCTAATCATTGACAATTTTTGTAGCTTTACTTATAACATCGTGCAGTACTTTAGTGAGCTGCAACAAAATGTCATTGTCAAACAAAACGATCAAATCAGCCTTGATGACATCAAACAACTAAAACCTGATGCCATCGTGCTTGGTCCAGGTCCTTGTACACCGAACGAAGCAGGCATCAGCTTACCCATCTTAAAGCATATCAGCACGACAATCCCCACGCTTGGGGTGTGTCTTGGACATCAGGCGATTGGGCAGGCTTTTGGGGGTCGTGTGGTGCAAGCCGATGAAATCATGCACGGCAGACTATCTAGTATTTACCATGATGGCTTGGGGGTATTTACTGACTTGCCAGCACCCTTTGATGCCACACGCTACCACTCTTTAGTCATTGATAAGGCAAGCCTACCACAGTGCCTAAGCGTTACTGCTTGGACTGCGAACCAAGATGGCTCAATCAAAGAAATTATGGGCGTTCGCCATCAATTTTTACCAATACAAGGGGTACAGTTTCACCCAGAATCCATTCTTAGTGAGCATGGCTATCAGATTTTTAATAACTTTTTGCACCAGCATGGACTTGCCAAGCTTGACAATCAACACTTACCCAAAGTAGCATGA
- a CDS encoding 6-pyruvoyl trahydropterin synthase family protein — protein MQIRKLFKFENAHIVRNCSSDRCKFSIHGHSYKVELILEAHRLDHGQMVYDFGLLKSSIKDIIDSFDHAITFWDKDDVDYIDACKRFSDRWISLPVSPSAEQFSRVIFFWASQILKQTIMQNGESDVSVYSVIVHETDTGYAQCFIDDVNNKQMGVLNLEDFRFSDQVKAEWHDPKMYDKLLNGQKFINPRVVLQVTD, from the coding sequence ATGCAAATTCGTAAACTTTTTAAATTTGAAAATGCACATATTGTGCGTAATTGCAGCTCAGACCGCTGTAAATTTTCTATTCATGGGCATAGCTATAAAGTTGAATTGATTTTAGAAGCTCATCGCTTGGATCATGGGCAGATGGTTTATGATTTTGGTCTGTTAAAGTCATCAATCAAAGACATTATTGACAGCTTTGATCATGCCATCACGTTTTGGGATAAGGATGACGTTGATTATATTGATGCGTGTAAACGCTTTAGTGATCGATGGATTAGCCTGCCTGTTTCACCATCTGCTGAGCAGTTTAGCCGTGTGATTTTCTTTTGGGCAAGTCAGATTTTAAAACAAACCATAATGCAAAATGGAGAAAGCGACGTCAGCGTCTATTCAGTTATCGTGCATGAGACAGATACTGGCTATGCTCAGTGCTTTATTGATGATGTGAATAATAAGCAGATGGGTGTATTAAACTTAGAAGACTTTAGGTTTAGCGACCAAGTTAAAGCCGAATGGCATGATCCTAAGATGTACGATAAGCTGCTAAATGGACAAAAATTCATCAATCCTAGGGTAGTACTACAAGTAACAGACTAG
- the gcvP gene encoding aminomethyl-transferring glycine dehydrogenase: MTKTTFNELFNQNAFVERHLGKSQFDREDTLLQAVGFDDLNSFINAVVPKPVRLDKKLDLPNATTEHEALAKLRKMADKITVSKSYIGQGYAPTRLPAVIQRNVLENPGWYTAYTPYQAEIAQGRLEALLNFQQVCVDLTGMDLAGASLLDEATAAAEAMAMAKRASKSKSNQFFVDERTYPQTLDVIYTRAKYFDFEVVVGDFDTAKNGDFFGAYFQYVGKEGDVIDLTNIIKAVKDKGAYAIVASDILSLVLLKSPSQMGADIALGSTQRFGIPMGFGGPHAAYFAFKDKDKRLAPGRIIGVSKDAQGNTALRMALQTREQHIRREKANSNICTSQVLLANLAGMYAVYHGATGLKRIATRIHALAVAFSQAVTSAGLSVRHDVFFDTVLVECGDKADNIYKTAKKAGYTLHKASNTALSIAFNELTEKDDFANLCEFFGATGDLNDVTFALTDSLLRKDDILTHPVFNSHHTEHQMLRYLKSLEDKDLAMNRSMISLGSCTMKLNATSEMLPITWNEFANVHPFAPSDEVVGYIEMIDSLQTQLKAITGFDEISMQPNSGASGEYAGLLAIRRYHESLGETNRNICLIPRSAHGTNPATAQMMGMKVVVVATDEHGNVDLDDLNAKCEEYSDNLGAFMITYPSTHGVFEEGIRDICDLIHKHGGQVYMDGANMNAQVGLMQPADVGADVLHMNLHKTFCIPHGGGGPGMGPIGLKSHLAPFIASHSVTPVFNAAQNNSAVSAAAYGSASILPISWMYITMMGGDGLTAATKRALLNANYVAKSLESDYPVLYKGKNGFVAHECIIDIRPLKEETGITETDIAKRLMDYGFHAPTMSFPVAGTLMIEPTESEDIAELDRFISALKQIKQEALDVKAGNHGYTLDNNPLVNAPHTASVVTAKSWERPYSRDYAAFPLEYVRRHKFWPSVGRVDDVYGDKNLMCSCPSIDNYE; encoded by the coding sequence ATGACCAAAACCACCTTTAATGAGCTTTTTAACCAAAATGCTTTTGTTGAGCGTCATTTGGGGAAGTCTCAGTTTGACCGTGAAGACACATTACTTCAAGCCGTAGGTTTTGATGATTTGAACAGTTTTATCAATGCTGTTGTGCCAAAGCCTGTACGTTTAGATAAAAAACTTGACTTGCCAAACGCCACCACCGAGCATGAAGCCCTTGCCAAACTTCGCAAGATGGCAGATAAAATCACTGTTTCTAAAAGCTATATCGGTCAAGGCTACGCCCCCACTCGCCTACCTGCGGTAATCCAAAGAAATGTACTAGAAAACCCCGGCTGGTACACCGCCTACACCCCTTATCAAGCAGAAATCGCTCAAGGTCGCCTTGAGGCTTTGCTTAACTTCCAGCAAGTATGCGTGGACTTAACAGGTATGGATTTGGCAGGTGCAAGTTTGCTTGATGAAGCGACCGCTGCTGCTGAAGCGATGGCGATGGCAAAGCGTGCCAGCAAATCTAAATCAAACCAATTTTTTGTAGATGAACGCACTTATCCGCAGACACTTGATGTAATTTACACTCGTGCCAAATACTTTGATTTTGAGGTTGTAGTAGGCGACTTTGACACCGCCAAAAATGGTGATTTCTTTGGGGCTTACTTCCAATACGTCGGCAAAGAAGGCGATGTAATCGATCTAACAAACATCATCAAGGCTGTTAAGGATAAAGGTGCATACGCCATTGTAGCAAGCGATATTTTAAGCCTTGTCCTTTTAAAATCACCTAGCCAGATGGGTGCTGACATCGCACTTGGTAGCACCCAGCGTTTTGGTATTCCGATGGGCTTTGGTGGACCGCACGCTGCTTATTTCGCCTTTAAAGACAAAGACAAACGTCTTGCCCCAGGTCGTATCATCGGCGTATCCAAAGATGCCCAAGGCAATACCGCCCTACGCATGGCACTGCAGACTCGTGAACAGCATATCCGCCGTGAAAAAGCCAACTCCAACATCTGCACAAGCCAAGTACTTTTGGCAAATTTAGCAGGAATGTATGCCGTCTATCATGGGGCAACAGGACTAAAACGCATCGCCACTCGTATCCACGCTTTGGCAGTCGCATTTAGTCAAGCAGTAACATCGGCAGGACTAAGTGTACGCCATGATGTGTTTTTTGATACTGTACTTGTAGAATGTGGCGATAAAGCCGATAATATCTATAAAACAGCAAAAAAAGCAGGCTACACGTTACACAAAGCAAGCAATACCGCTTTATCCATCGCCTTTAACGAGCTGACAGAAAAAGACGATTTTGCTAACTTATGTGAGTTTTTCGGAGCAACAGGCGATCTTAACGATGTAACATTTGCCCTAACTGACAGCCTGCTACGTAAAGATGACATTTTAACGCACCCTGTCTTTAACAGTCATCACACCGAACACCAAATGCTTCGCTACCTTAAGTCTTTAGAAGATAAGGATCTAGCGATGAACCGTAGCATGATTTCGCTTGGCTCTTGTACCATGAAGCTTAACGCCACAAGCGAGATGTTGCCCATTACATGGAATGAATTTGCCAACGTACACCCATTTGCTCCAAGTGACGAAGTGGTCGGTTACATTGAAATGATTGATAGCCTACAAACCCAGCTTAAAGCCATCACAGGTTTTGATGAGATTAGCATGCAACCAAACTCTGGTGCGTCTGGTGAATATGCAGGCTTATTGGCAATTCGTCGTTATCATGAAAGCCTAGGGGAGACGAACCGTAACATCTGTCTAATCCCACGCTCTGCACACGGCACAAACCCTGCTACTGCCCAAATGATGGGTATGAAAGTCGTCGTCGTGGCAACCGATGAGCATGGTAACGTGGATTTAGACGACTTAAATGCCAAATGTGAAGAGTATTCAGACAACCTAGGTGCATTTATGATCACCTACCCATCTACCCATGGCGTATTTGAAGAAGGCATTCGTGACATTTGCGACCTAATCCATAAGCATGGCGGTCAAGTGTATATGGACGGTGCTAACATGAATGCTCAAGTTGGTCTAATGCAGCCTGCTGACGTAGGTGCTGACGTACTACACATGAACCTACATAAGACTTTCTGCATTCCACATGGTGGTGGTGGTCCTGGCATGGGGCCGATTGGACTTAAATCACACCTTGCACCGTTTATTGCAAGCCACAGCGTAACCCCTGTATTTAACGCCGCTCAGAATAATTCAGCTGTATCAGCAGCAGCGTATGGCTCAGCAAGCATCTTGCCAATCTCGTGGATGTACATCACCATGATGGGCGGCGATGGCTTAACAGCAGCAACCAAGCGTGCATTACTAAACGCCAACTATGTCGCTAAGTCCTTAGAAAGCGATTATCCTGTTTTATATAAAGGTAAAAATGGCTTTGTGGCACACGAATGTATCATTGACATTCGTCCGCTCAAAGAAGAAACAGGCATCACTGAAACTGACATTGCCAAACGCTTGATGGATTATGGCTTTCACGCACCGACCATGAGCTTTCCTGTAGCAGGTACACTCATGATTGAGCCGACCGAATCAGAAGATATTGCCGAGCTTGACCGCTTTATTTCAGCACTCAAACAAATCAAGCAAGAAGCACTGGATGTGAAAGCTGGTAATCATGGCTATACTTTAGACAATAACCCACTGGTGAACGCTCCGCACACTGCAAGTGTCGTAACAGCCAAATCTTGGGAACGCCCTTATAGCCGTGATTATGCTGCATTCCCATTAGAATACGTCCGCCGTCATAAGTTTTGGCCAAGCGTTGGGCGTGTAGATGATGTCTATGGCGATAAGAATCTTATGTGTTCTTGCCCAAGCATTGATAATTACGAATAA